The Bacteroidota bacterium genome includes a region encoding these proteins:
- a CDS encoding MBL fold metallo-hydrolase → MALKKITEYLYQIPLGPVNAYLLMDGQDVILIDTGFKNDHLKIFKALNELNKKPSDIKHILLTHSHPDHAGALADLVNITGAKTYMHFEDAALIQQGLAGRLPHEVSPEILNKILYHLFIKRSANKNDKVQIDVELKDKDQLPFAGGLSVIYTPGHSLGHVCYYIPGMDLLIAGDICSNMMGLKHSTVYENTKVGIDSIKKVAALPFNIAVFGHGNAILNEANVALRNKFK, encoded by the coding sequence ATGGCACTCAAAAAAATAACCGAATATCTTTATCAGATCCCGCTTGGGCCGGTAAACGCATATTTATTAATGGATGGTCAGGATGTGATTTTAATTGATACGGGATTTAAAAATGATCACCTCAAAATATTTAAAGCGCTCAACGAACTAAATAAGAAGCCTTCAGATATTAAACACATTCTTTTAACTCATAGCCATCCTGATCACGCAGGTGCTTTGGCTGATCTGGTTAACATTACCGGAGCTAAAACTTATATGCATTTTGAAGATGCTGCATTAATTCAACAGGGATTGGCGGGCAGATTACCTCATGAGGTTTCACCTGAAATCTTAAATAAGATTTTGTATCATCTTTTTATCAAAAGGTCTGCGAATAAAAACGATAAAGTTCAAATTGATGTTGAATTAAAGGACAAAGACCAATTGCCTTTTGCAGGAGGACTTAGTGTAATTTATACACCAGGTCATTCTTTAGGACATGTGTGTTATTATATCCCTGGTATGGACCTTTTAATTGCAGGGGATATTTGTTCAAACATGATGGGTCTTAAACACAGTACGGTGTATGAAAACACAAAGGTGGGGATTGATTCCATTAAAAAAGTTGCAGCTCTTCCTTTTAATATCGCAGTATTCGGGCACGGTAACGCGATATTAAATGAAGCAAATGTCGCGTTGCGAAATAAATTCAAATAA